ATACTGTAAAATCCTTATCATCCGATAAAATACCTGCTTCGCGAAGCAACCCAATAACTCGAATCACATCGCTTTTTACTATCGCTAAATTATCCGCCATATAATCAACACGGGATTCTGCTTCCCTGTTGCCGGCTTTTGCAATATGTTGAGCAGATATTAAGCTTTTGATAATTCGCTTGGCGCTTTCGGCGTCTTTGGTGTCAAAAAGTCCGCAATTTTCAATCCTAGCGCTTGCTTCTTCCATATTTCTGACATTGATACTGTTGGCGTATATTCTCGGCATATTTTGTCCGCGTTGAATGAAACCCGAATGTTCGAGTTCACTTACTGCCGTTTTAATACGGGTTTCAATATCTTTTTCGGCATCGCTCCAACCGGCGGTTCGTGCTATATCCAAAGCAGATAACGAAACTTCTTCGCGTTTTCTGGTTTCGTTACGTATGGCTCTCCAAATTTGTACTATTTCTTTTTCACTTATTTTTGTTTGATTCAATAAGATGAAATGCTTATCCAAATCATCTTCATTAAAGAGTATAAAACACTCCGCATTCATTTTTTCATCCCGACCGGCTCGCCCTGCTTCCTGCACATAATTTTCCAAACTGTCCGAAATATTATAATGAATCACTGTACCGACATCTTTTTTATCAACACCCATTCCAAAGGCGGTGGTGGCTATTATAATACGCACCTCGTCAGCCATAAAGGCTTCTTGATTCCTGATTTTCTCGTCATTATCCATTTGTCCGTGATAACAGCGAGCCGAATAGCCATGTCCATTCAGTTTATTTGCCAAATCTTCCGCTTTCCGGGTTCGGCTTACATATACAATTGTCGGTTTTTCCCTACCGTCTAAAATGGCGCAAAGTCTGTCAAACTTTTCACTTTCCTGCGTAATAATAACATTGTAAGAAAGATTTGTTCTTGAAGTACGAGCCGTAAATAATTCCAAATGCAGATTGAGCTTATCTTTAAAATAGGTAATAATATCATTAATAACGCGCTGTTTTGCTGTTGCCGTAAAACATGATACGGGAATATTTGTTGCGGTGCCTTTTAATGTTTGATAGTTTTTTATAAAATCGCCGATATATTGGTAATCTACTCTAAAATCCTGTCCCCAAACCGAAAAACAGTGTGCCTCGTCGATTACAAATCGTACAATATTTCTTTTAAGAAGTAGTGTCTCCATGCTTTTACTTCTTAAACTTTCAGGTGATATATATAGTATTGCAACATCGCCGTCTTCCACCCGTTTACGTTCTTCTGCAATTTCAATCGTTGTTAATTGTCCGTTTATGGTAGCAGCTTCTGTAATTCCGTTTTTGGCAAGATTGTCCACCTGGTCTTTCATAAGCGATTGTAAGGGCGAAATAACAACCGTCAGACCTTTGACCGCACGATAAGCCATCAGCGCCGGCAATTGAAAAGTTATACTTTTTCCTCCACCTGTTGGGAACACCGCTAAAAGTGATTTGTTCTCGTTTGCCGCTTTTACGGCATTTTGCTGCAACGGTTCGCCTCCAAACAAACGGAATGCAGAGTATCTGAAAAAATCTTTAAGCCCTTGAATTTCGTTGGTAAATTGAGCGCAGTATTCGCACTCAACGGCACAACGTTTTCCTCGCAAAAAATAAAGCACGTTTTCCGTTTTAGGGTATCTGTTTAGCACCCATGCAGGAGTAACGGAAGAAGAATCGTTTGCTGTGATCAAAGCCAAAGCATAAGCAAGTTCAACAGGGTATTTGGATGCCAACGCCTCAATCGGCGCATTTGTACACATTCTACGCCAAAAACAACTCCTTATTTCACTTGATAAATTATATGGTTTTTCGCTATATCCGACATAATCAAAAAAGTGCTTGTATTCTTCTTTTTCGGAAAGCAAGCCAAAATATATTCGTTTGAGTGAATCATTTAACTTATTGAACGCATCCACTTCGCTATCAAAAAGTTCTTTGCATAGTTTACTGTCGTTTACCGGGTTATTCACCTCGTCAGTATCGAGTTTGTAATCTTTAACGAGTTTATGATAGGGTCTTTGCGAAAACAACAACGGTGAAAAAACAAGTGTATCTATAAATTTCTTAACACCTTGCTTATGAAAACTTTCTGCTATGTATTTAAGATCATGTTCAAAGATATTATGTCCAATGGCATATTGAATATTCGATATAAAATATTCAAATTCATTCTTTTTAGACGAGTGAAACAGACGATTATCATTACTGATCGCTCCAATATCCAACACCGACTTTCCGTCAATGTCGGTTTCGATATCAAAGAACACGTATGATATATGGTGTGTTGCAGACATAATATCTATAAATTGTTTATTTTATATAACTTTTCTGTATAATCGCAAGATACAATGGCAAATTGAGTAAATCATCGTTCTTTTCTATATTTTTTAGCGAAAAACGAAGGGAAAGTTCAGGTAAATATTTCTTTCGATATTCCGATAAACTTTTTGACTTGGTGCTTAATACAGATTTTGCTTCAACCGGAATAATCTTTTCCGAAAGTTGAAACACAAATTCTAGTTCAGCTTGATTACCCGAAGTCCAATAAAAAATATCATTACTAAACTGACGGACAAGTGATTGTGATAATTCTCAAAATATAGCTCACCAAACTGTTTGAGAATAAATGATTTTCCCACTTGTCTTGCTCCTTGCAGTACAAGTGGCTTGCGATAACGGCTATTTTTCCACCGATTCAGGTCGCCCAATCTCTCTCTTTTAATATTCATATCTATTTGTTTATAGTAAAATTACACATTTTTCATACATAAAGCGTGTAAAATCACACAAAAAGATCTCATTGGTCCGTGCTATATGGAAAACCCCTGAATAGATGCACGCTCAAAGTAGTGTGAATATAAGAACCTATAAAAAGCCAGAGCGTAACAAGGCTAGCCTTGTTACGCTCTGATAAATAAAGTATTTTTGTCCGATAAATCTTGACGCTTGTTTAGGACTAGTCATTTACTGGTCCATGGACAGGTGAGTGTATGCCCATGGACCAGTAAAAAGATTATTTTTTGGGTAACAGGTCGCGGTAACGCAGCAAAGCTTCTATATAATAATAGTCAGCATAGGTCAACGGTACGTCCACTTCCGAATTTCCGGGAAGATGTCCCACCGAATGTTTTAGGATAAAATTACCGTTAGTTCCTTTTTCCGCAAAATATTCCGGTGAAGATAAGGTGCGTAATTGTGTTTCGGCGACAGCCAGATAGTTTTTTCCTAATTCAGCATCCACATATTTACTCAATTCGATCAGGCCCGATGCCATAATTGCCCCGGCAGAAGCATCACGCTTGGCTTCCGGGATGTCAGGCGCATTGAAATCCCAGTAGGGGATCTTATCCGCAGGAAGATTGGGATGGCTCAGCAGGAAAGATGCAATATGTTTGGCCTGATCCAGATATTTGCTATCCTTTGTTTCCCGGTATGTCATGACATAACCGTAGAATCCCCAGGCTTGTCCACGCGCCCAGGCCGATTCGTGGGAAAATCCCTGGTGCGTGTTCTTTTTTTCCGGTTGTCCGGTAATGGTATCATAAGAAACTACATGATAAGAACTGTAATCAGGGCGGAAGTGATTTTTGATGGTTACATCGGCATGCGAGATAGAAATATCCTTATATTTGGGATTACCTGACGCCTGTGAAGCCCAGAACAAAAATTCCAGATTCATCATGTTATCGATGATCACAGGAAACTGCCATTTTTTATTTGCACCCCAGGATTGGATACACCCTACTTTAGGATTGAAACGGCTGGACAACGATTCAGCGCCGATCAACATGATACTCCGGTAAGCCGTATCGCCTGTCAGGCGGTATCCGTTGCCGAAACTACAGTACAGCATGAAACCGAGATCATGAGTACCCTTATTGAATTTTTCCTTTTCGATACGAGCTGTGTAGTTTTTTGCGTATTCCAGCATTTTCGGATCTTTGCTGTATTCATAAAGATACCAGAAGGATCCCGGTACGAATCCGCTGCACCACCAACCGGAACCACTCGTTACCAGCTTGCCTTCGGCATCGGTGGTTTTGGGTAATTTACCGGGTTGGTTAAGTAACGACTGGGCCATCAGATCGTATTGCAGCATGGAGCGGTCAAGACGGTCCTTGATCAGTGATTCCATGGACTCCTGCTTTGGTCCGCAGGAGATCAATAATGCGGCGATCAAGCCGACAAACAGAAAAAATTGTTTTTTCATGGGTTATTTATGATAAATGGTTAAAAAATTACAATACTAAAATGAGAGTGTTATGCTTTGTCCGGTGAATAAGCCCTGTGGCATATCTGCCGAAATCTCACTCATGCCTTTTGCTTCGTTCCACACTGCATTAAAATGATCACCTTTTAGGTTCATCTTACAGTTTGTGTAGATATGTATCCTACCCATTTTCCTGGATGGGTCCGATATGGAAATTTCCCGGATGGTTGTTCCGTCATCTTTCAGCATAAGCATACCCGGGCTGTCCATACCTACCACCAATCCATTGGAAAGCCGGACTTCGCCATTCTTGTAAAATACCACCTGCAGGATATGCAGCCCGTTGTGGTATACGGCTTGTATCTGAGGAGTATTGACAACTATATCGATAACGGGATTTGCCGCAGCAGCTTCTACCTGTTCTTTAGAGGAGGCAGGCATGATCATGTATTGATAGGTCGCATTCCTGGCCCGCGGACCATGATCGATCCACAGTTTGAAAACGTCTGCTTGGATGGCCTTACGGGAACTGTTGACCTGCTTGTTGATGGAATACCAGTTTCCGGTTTGTTCCTGATTGGACAGGATTACCCGGGCGGGCCCGGGGAAGATATAACCGACATGCTGGTGGTATACCCAATCGGCATTTTCCCATTGGTGTTCACCTTTGGTCAGGGTACGGGTTTCCTTATCCGTTTTTACGGTTACTTCTCCTTCCAGTTTGCATTGATCGAGGGTAGTAACAACCGGATGAGCGGATGAAGAACGGATACCTGCTCCGAGGCAGACATATTCATTGTCGAAAAAGAACCATGCTTTACGTGCTTTCAACGGATCATGCGGACTGATAAAATCGAAACCGACAGCACCATATTTACCATTGGTCACTGCTCCAACGAAATCCATCTGTCCTTCTTTCTGTATTTCGGTTTCTCCGGGCAAAGATGTTTTTTGAACAACAGTTGTTCCGGGTATTTTCTGCCAGTCGTAAACAGGAGTGATCGAAAAATATTCGTTGCCTGTTAAAGAAAGGTAATTGGCACCGTCACCCCTGTGGTGGTTCATCAATCCTTCCCCATTGTACGGATATTCCATATTCCTGTTACGGGAGGAGAACATCCTTACCGAAGTGAAATAATCGGGTCGCTGGTGCGTATAATGTTCTGTCTGCCAGAAAAAGGTGCTGAAGGATAAGGTCGGTTTCGCATCGTTGCGGCGGATTTGTATAATTTCCTGCAATTCATTTTTCCGGTAGGATGAAACTTTAGATAATCTTTCCGGGGTGACGGGGCTTTGCGGACGGACCGGACCGGAACGCTGTCGGCTGATATCGCGGTTGGTAGCCCCGGGATCATGGTATTTTCCGAAAATCATCATCTTACAGATCCCGTCCAGGTAATAATCGATCAAGAGATGCAGGGTACTGTCGGAAAACTGATATCTTGTTCCGTTCACTTTATCAGCCCACTCCGCAAATGTATCTGCATACCCCAGGCCATAGGAAAGCGTATTGTTCACCCTGTCGTCACGGTGATGAAAACTGTAATCGGCTTGTAATCCCCGTTGATCAGCAGGAACGAAGCGTATTTCTTTCTCAATGATCCGGATCAACATATCGAATTGACCGGCATCTCTTTTAAAAAGAGCATTTTTAGCCTGTATCCCCGCTATTTTAATGCGGTCGCCGCTTTGACGCGCGCCTGGGGCATTGATATGCGCCCTTCCTGTAATGGCCGATGTTTTTTCAACCTGTTCTTTGGTAAGGTCTTTATCCATGATCAGTAATACCGAAGTCAGATCGTTGGGTGTCCCTATCTCATTGTTCCACCAGTTTTCACAGATGAAATCATTGGCCAGCCAGTAATTCAATGCCAGATAGATGGCATTTTTTACTTCTTTTTTACCTTTTAAAGCAGATCCTTTCTTTTTATAGGCACGGCTCATCTGTACCAGATGGGATAAATGGCGTGTATGCTGGAATGCTATGCGGGATACATCCTTGTAATCGATTCCGGCCCATGTCCCGTCTTCCCTGATGCCGGCAACGATCTCCCTGACTCTTTCCTCATTTACAGCGGGTTCAAGTAATTCGGAAATGAATTGATTTCTGAGCAACTCAATGTCCAGGTTGCCGGGTTTGGACTGAAAACCCTGTACGGAAAAGGTATATAGAACTAATATAAAGATAAAAATATGCTTCATTAGATATCGTTATTACTGTTTCGGCCATTGCTCCAATGCCGGTATTTTGTTGCCTGCTTTTTTCGCACTTTGCGGAACCAGCTTTACAGATAAAATGGCCTCGGCATTGGCGGGAATATTCACTTCGAACCCGATCAGTGCAGTACCGGGATTGGGAGAATCAAAATCATTGGGGGATTGGGTAGACCAGATACGCATGGTTACTTTGGATGGTTCGGAAACTTCAAGTTTCAGTTTCTTTCCGTCTTTTTTTAGTTCCATGCTGTTCTTACCGGTAATCTTCACATCGGCTGTAGTTAGCATTGTCCAGCGGATGGTGGTTTCATTACCGAGTGTTTTGATCTCGTCCCTCACCACCACATATTGCTGATTGATGATAGCGATCCCACGGACAGCTGCAGCCAGTTGTCCATCGTATATTTCTTTCAGGTCTGAAGTGGCATTCATGAAATCGGGAGAGGATGAGCTCGAACGGATAGCAGCATAGCCTTTGACCACATGTAAACGGTTATCTACCGTCAGGGTGTTGTGTGCCATATTGTTGTAACGGAATATCTGCCAGCGTTGAGAGTTTTGACGACCATTCCATAAATCAACTCCCTTCGTTTCCAGGGAATTATAATTCTCCATACCAAAATCAGAAGCCCAACGGACGCCATCGGCTTCCATAATAAAAGAACCTGCATCCATGTGGGCATGATTGCTGGATGCTGTTCCTCCTTTAAATCCGACATATATAGCGTCAGGTGATGTCCATGATGTGCGCATCAATACTACCGGGGTGACACCTTGCCCTTTCCAGAGTAATTCTTTTGGAGGCTTTACTTCATCCAGCTTGATATTACTTCCCCAGATCATTACTGCGGGCAATAAGCGATTGCCTGTATGACGCTTTCCACTTTGTATATAAGTACGTTCATTCCACAACAATGACGGATCATTTAACTTTTGTGAAAACCAGAACATAGCAGGGGCCAGTCCACCTCCGGATCCACAGTCCGCGTAGTTATAACACAGGTTCGAAGGACCTGTCATATTTTCCATATATCCGGCCGTTTTCATAAATCCCGGCGCTCCGGAGAGTCCGAAATCACTTCCGAACACTTTTTCAACTGCACTCAGGAACATCACATTGAAACTGGTACCATAGTCCCAGTAACCGTACCCTTCCGGGTATGCCCCATCAGGAGCGTAATCATTCATCGGGAGGTGGATGGTTTCAATGGCCCTGTCGATGATGACTTTGCAAAGTTCGGGCATTTCTTCGTAAACGGCCAGGGCGCCGTAGGTCATTCCGGCATTACAGACCTGGTTCCAGTTATGTTTCGCCTTGAGGAACCAGGCGTGTTTTGTATTTAATGAGGGATCGATACCCTTGGCGAGTATCGCCTCTTTTATTTTCTCCCGTGATGTTATCGGTAGTGAGTGATACAGCCAGTCGTAGCCGATCGCCATGGCCATGGTCATTTCCCCGACATCCAGGAAATGGGAAGGATTCCAGTCACTGAACCCGGCTATGGCCAGCATTTCTTTTTCCACATGTTGCAGGTATTTTTCCTGCTGCTCCATCCTGTATGCATA
The sequence above is drawn from the Bacteroidales bacterium genome and encodes:
- a CDS encoding glycoside hydrolase family 88 protein encodes the protein MKKQFFLFVGLIAALLISCGPKQESMESLIKDRLDRSMLQYDLMAQSLLNQPGKLPKTTDAEGKLVTSGSGWWCSGFVPGSFWYLYEYSKDPKMLEYAKNYTARIEKEKFNKGTHDLGFMLYCSFGNGYRLTGDTAYRSIMLIGAESLSSRFNPKVGCIQSWGANKKWQFPVIIDNMMNLEFLFWASQASGNPKYKDISISHADVTIKNHFRPDYSSYHVVSYDTITGQPEKKNTHQGFSHESAWARGQAWGFYGYVMTYRETKDSKYLDQAKHIASFLLSHPNLPADKIPYWDFNAPDIPEAKRDASAGAIMASGLIELSKYVDAELGKNYLAVAETQLRTLSSPEYFAEKGTNGNFILKHSVGHLPGNSEVDVPLTYADYYYIEALLRYRDLLPKK
- a CDS encoding polysaccharide lyase beta-sandwich domain-containing protein, which gives rise to MKHIFIFILVLYTFSVQGFQSKPGNLDIELLRNQFISELLEPAVNEERVREIVAGIREDGTWAGIDYKDVSRIAFQHTRHLSHLVQMSRAYKKKGSALKGKKEVKNAIYLALNYWLANDFICENWWNNEIGTPNDLTSVLLIMDKDLTKEQVEKTSAITGRAHINAPGARQSGDRIKIAGIQAKNALFKRDAGQFDMLIRIIEKEIRFVPADQRGLQADYSFHHRDDRVNNTLSYGLGYADTFAEWADKVNGTRYQFSDSTLHLLIDYYLDGICKMMIFGKYHDPGATNRDISRQRSGPVRPQSPVTPERLSKVSSYRKNELQEIIQIRRNDAKPTLSFSTFFWQTEHYTHQRPDYFTSVRMFSSRNRNMEYPYNGEGLMNHHRGDGANYLSLTGNEYFSITPVYDWQKIPGTTVVQKTSLPGETEIQKEGQMDFVGAVTNGKYGAVGFDFISPHDPLKARKAWFFFDNEYVCLGAGIRSSSAHPVVTTLDQCKLEGEVTVKTDKETRTLTKGEHQWENADWVYHQHVGYIFPGPARVILSNQEQTGNWYSINKQVNSSRKAIQADVFKLWIDHGPRARNATYQYMIMPASSKEQVEAAAANPVIDIVVNTPQIQAVYHNGLHILQVVFYKNGEVRLSNGLVVGMDSPGMLMLKDDGTTIREISISDPSRKMGRIHIYTNCKMNLKGDHFNAVWNEAKGMSEISADMPQGLFTGQSITLSF
- a CDS encoding heparinase II/III-family protein yields the protein MMRQLFLFTVVLFLILPSSLKAQLKYLQDITSLTPHPRILMLQGEEQKIKDNIADDESWAKIHQMIIRECDKMTTLPVLKREKTGRRLLSVSREALRRIFFLSYAYRMEQQEKYLQHVEKEMLAIAGFSDWNPSHFLDVGEMTMAMAIGYDWLYHSLPITSREKIKEAILAKGIDPSLNTKHAWFLKAKHNWNQVCNAGMTYGALAVYEEMPELCKVIIDRAIETIHLPMNDYAPDGAYPEGYGYWDYGTSFNVMFLSAVEKVFGSDFGLSGAPGFMKTAGYMENMTGPSNLCYNYADCGSGGGLAPAMFWFSQKLNDPSLLWNERTYIQSGKRHTGNRLLPAVMIWGSNIKLDEVKPPKELLWKGQGVTPVVLMRTSWTSPDAIYVGFKGGTASSNHAHMDAGSFIMEADGVRWASDFGMENYNSLETKGVDLWNGRQNSQRWQIFRYNNMAHNTLTVDNRLHVVKGYAAIRSSSSSPDFMNATSDLKEIYDGQLAAAVRGIAIINQQYVVVRDEIKTLGNETTIRWTMLTTADVKITGKNSMELKKDGKKLKLEVSEPSKVTMRIWSTQSPNDFDSPNPGTALIGFEVNIPANAEAILSVKLVPQSAKKAGNKIPALEQWPKQ